The sequence CGCGGATTGCAACGTTCAAAGGCGATGCCTCGGATCTTGGCTTGGCCCATATTGAACTCGCCTCAGTGGCAGAGATGGATGGGCGCGACGTCAACAGGGAATTCTTCGATCTGTTCATCGGTTTGGGACGCGGCGAATTGCTGCCCTATGCGTCGTATTACCTGACCGGCTTCCTTCACGAGCGTCCGCTCGCGCGTGTTCGTGAAGATTTCGATTTGCTCGGAATCGAGCGGGCGGGGCCGTCACGCGAGCCCGAAGATCACATCGCGACCCTGCTTGAAGTTATGGCCGGTCTCGCGCGCGGCGAGTTCGATACAGACTTTGCCACGCAGGCGAGATTTTTCGAACGGCACCTCAAGCCTTGGGCAGCGCGGATGTTCGCCGATCTTGAGATGTCGCAATCGGCCAAATTCTACCGTGCGGTGGGCCGTGTCGGGCGCGTGTTTATCGAACTGGAATCAGAGGCTTTCACGTTGTCTGAGTGATGCGGACAGCAAAACGGAATCGACTGGAAGGAGATCGCGATGAGCAAGCCGTCCAAGAGCAAGGCACCCGCTGGCGAAAGCAAAGTGCGGGACGCTAAGGGCCTCGATCGCCGGCGCTTTTTCATGATGGGCGGATCGGCGGTCGCTGCCGCCGCGATTGTGCCGGTCGCGAGCAGCGAGGCTGAAGCTGACGAGTCGCAGGCCGAGCGCGTCAAGGCGCGTTACAAGGCGGATTCGCCGGACGTCAAAAATTACTATCGCGTCAACCGTTACTGATGGAAGCACGCACATGTTGATCAGGCGAAAAGAAGGATCGGCCGGCAGGGCGCGGTTGCAAGGCATCGCGGCTGGCTTGGCTTCAGGCATTCTCGATCGACGAACATTCCTGCGCCGCTCGGGTCTGGTGGCGGGTGCGGGGGCTGCTATCGGATTGTCGTCGCTTGGATCGGTGCGCAAGGCGCAGGCCGGTCCGAAGATTGTCGGCGCGCCTACCGAAGTTAAAAAGAACATCTGTACGCATTGCTCGGTTGGCTGCACGGTCATCGCCGAAGTTCAGAACGGCGTTTGGGTTGGCCAGGAGCCGGCATGGGATAGCCCGATCAATCGCGGTTCTCACTGCGCCAAAGGCGCGTCCGTGCGCGAGCTGGTACACGGCGACCGCCGGCTGA is a genomic window of Bradyrhizobium sp. G127 containing:
- a CDS encoding Cro/CI family transcriptional regulator; this translates as MRDAGLEQAIKAAGGVASLARAVGISQPSVSAWSHIPAERVLTIEALTRVPRFILRPDLYGSAGADVASSNIDEIDQLRAAEYGMLSLLLGKAPDAQTLSRIATFKGDASDLGLAHIELASVAEMDGRDVNREFFDLFIGLGRGELLPYASYYLTGFLHERPLARVREDFDLLGIERAGPSREPEDHIATLLEVMAGLARGEFDTDFATQARFFERHLKPWAARMFADLEMSQSAKFYRAVGRVGRVFIELESEAFTLSE